The DNA window TGACGTCGGGGACCCCGGTCGTCTTGATCTGCCGCACGGCCTTCGCCGAAGGCGGTCGAGCCGTCGAGGTCAACGAGATGACGCTCGACTCGGCTTCGTACGTGCTGGAGTACGAGTTCGACCGGTAGCGGCGACCGCTCCACTGACGAAGGTGCGCTGTCCGTCCGCGGACGTACGGCCCCACCGTCTTCGTCAACTCGCAGATCGCGCGCGCCCGCTAGCGCGCAGGGCCGTCACCCGAGCGCGAACACCAGCTCCGGCCGCTCCCACGTGACCGGCCCCTTCGCGGGCACCGTCCCCGTCCGTTCCGCGCCCACGCTGCGGTAGAAGCCCTCGGACGGCGGGTGGGAGACGACGCGTACGCCGGAGAGCCCCGCTGCCCGGGCCCGGTCCTTCATGTGGGCCGCCAGGCGGCGGCCCACACCCAGCCCCTGGGCCTCGTCCGCGACGAACATGAGGTCCAGTTCGGCGGGCGGGCCGAGGATCAGGGCGTAGAAGCCGAGGAGCGCCCCGCCGCCCGGGCCGCCCCCGTCGCCCCCGCCGTCCCGCTCGGCCACGAAGACGTCGTGGGCCGCTATGTAGTCCGCGGTGACCTCGTAGTCCTCGACCATCGCCGCGTAGCCGCCCCGGTACGCCCCCGAGCCGCGCACCAGTTCCGTGAGCCGTCCTGCGTCCGCCGCCGTGGCCCGCCTGATCACCTGTGCCGCCCCCGTACGAGTGGAGTAATAGATCTAATGGCGTAGAGGCTATTACTTCACCCGTGCTGCGGCCCATGGCCTCCGTCACATCACGCCCGTCACGGCCCTCACAACCGCTGAATGATCGTTCCCGTCGCCAGCGCCCCGCCCGCGCACATCGTGATCAGGGCGAACTCCTTGTCCGCCCGCTCCAGCTCGT is part of the Streptomyces roseifaciens genome and encodes:
- a CDS encoding GNAT family N-acetyltransferase, with amino-acid sequence MIRRATAADAGRLTELVRGSGAYRGGYAAMVEDYEVTADYIAAHDVFVAERDGGGDGGGPGGGALLGFYALILGPPAELDLMFVADEAQGLGVGRRLAAHMKDRARAAGLSGVRVVSHPPSEGFYRSVGAERTGTVPAKGPVTWERPELVFALG